In a single window of the Thermoanaerobaculia bacterium genome:
- a CDS encoding DUF2905 family protein produces the protein MGDLGRLFVFAGLALAAAGAVLLVAGRLGARRFPGTLVVSGRHGTFVFPILLCVLLSIVLTIVLSLWRR, from the coding sequence ATGGGCGATCTCGGCAGGCTTTTCGTCTTCGCGGGCCTCGCGCTCGCGGCGGCCGGAGCCGTTCTGCTGGTCGCGGGACGGCTCGGCGCCCGCCGGTTTCCGGGCACGCTCGTCGTCTCGGGCCGGCACGGAACGTTCGTCTTTCCCATCCTGCTCTGCGTCCTGCTGTCGATCGTGCTGACGATCGTCCTCTCGCTGTGGCGAAGATGA